A single region of the Labeo rohita strain BAU-BD-2019 chromosome 3, IGBB_LRoh.1.0, whole genome shotgun sequence genome encodes:
- the prf1.1 gene encoding perforin-1.1 isoform X1 — protein sequence MKHNSSRTEQHPFIHLISIHFTGMWAGLVIYLFLPIVQSCTQGKPNECAEASFAPGSNLAGEGYDVTKMQRKGAFVINTDVWRRKDKSCTLCKNPYMEGAHQKLPTSVIDWRSSKKCSIQISSSLYQSSEELVSASTSSIENNWGANLDIDVKENKGSFILAGTNSKLAEYSMEKTKRDKYNFASQSISCSFYSYRVSSKPVLHPEFKRSLKELPKMYNLDYKKRFYKFINTYGTHYITKVNLGGSVHSVTSIRQCEIALQGLSADEVKKCLDVEASANVLGKVNMKAENKHCNEDKDKTESKNSFSNRFSDRLTEVIGGHTTEPELLFSGGKDPSAYKEWLESLPQNPDVISYSLESLHELIPTKNPVRKHLRQAIHDYILEKSLWRNCTDSCKAGVKTNPNNPCVCTCRNNPGITPDCCPSKRGLSRVQITVVRAEGLWGDQTTATDGYVKVFNKHNIQVGRTDMITNNNSPYWGRTFDLGDVFLAENEKMKLEVWDEDSKWDDDLLGTCEVPIKAGRNENFCNLNHGLLFYKTEVTCAPSLSGPYCANYVGSPMNFHLEKAYTSRNARPVPAEILMSKGVLLDRLYVYQKANYSAKTIL from the exons ATGAAACACAATAGCTCAAG gACAGAACAGCATCCATTCATCCACCTCATCTCAATCCATTTTACAGGAATGTGGGCCGGCCTTGTTATTTACCTCTTTCTGCCCATCGTGCAGTCATGCACTCAAGGTAAACCCAATGAATGTGCAGAAGCAAGCTTCGCCCCCGGGTCCAACCTGGCCGGAGAAGGATACGATGTGACCAAGATGCAGCGCAAGGGAGCCTTTGTCATTAACACGGACGTCTGGAGGCGAAAGGATAAATCGTGCACTCTTTGCAAGAACCCCTACATGGAAGGAGCACATCAAAAGCTTCCCACATCAGTGATAGACTGGAGATCCAGCAAAAAGTGCAGCATTCAAATATCAAGTTCCCTGTACCAGTCCAGCGAAGAACTGGTCAGCGCCAGCACTTCCTCCATTGAAAACAACTGGGGTGCAAATTTGGATATAGatgttaaagaaaataaaggcTCATTCATTTTGGCAGGAACTAACTCGAAGCTGGCTGAGTACTCAATGGAGAAGACCAAACGAGACAAGTACAATTTCGCCAGTCAAAGCATTTCTTGCTCATTTTACAG CTATAGGGTCTCCAGCAAGCCTGTCCTCCATCCTGAGTTCAAGCGTTCTTTGAAGGAGCTTCCCAAGATGTACAATCTTGATTACAAAAAGCGTTTTTACAAGTTCATTAACACTTATGGAACCCATTACATCACTAAG gtAAATCTTGGTGGAAGCGTGCACTCTGTGACCAGTATCAGACAGTGTGAGATCGCTCTGCAGGGCTTAAGTGCAGATGAAGTGAAGAAATGCTTGGACGTGGAGGCAAGCGCCAACGTTCTTGGCAAAGTCAATATGAAAGCAGAAAACAAGCACTGTAATGAAGACAAGGACAAAACCGAGAGCAAAAACAGCTTCTCCAACCGCTTTAGTGACAG GCTGACCGAGGTGATCGGAGGTCACACAACAGAGCCTGAGCTCCTTTTCTCTGGAGGAAAAGACCCATCAGCTTACAAAGAATGGCTGGAGTCCCTACCACAAAACCCAGACGTGATTTCTTACTCTCTGGAGTCCCTGCACGAGCTGATCCCCACCAAAAATCCAGTACGCAAGCACCTGCGCCAAGCCATCCATGACTACATCCTGGAAAAGTCCCTCTGGAGGAACTGCACCGACTCTTGCAAAGCCGGCGTCAAAACCAACCCAAACAACCCATGTGTCTGCACCTGTCGCAACAATCCTGGGATCACACCAGACTGCTGCCCATCCAAGCGTGGACTTTCTCGGGTACAGATCACGGTCGTGAGGGCTGAAGGCCTGTGGGGCGACCAAACCACAGCGACCGACGGGTACGTTAAAGTGTTCAACAAACATAACATTCAAGTCGGACGCACTGATATGATCACAAATAACAACTCACCCTACTGGGGGAGAACCTTCGATCTGGGTGACGTTTTCCTGGCAGAGAACGAAAAGATGAAACTGGAGGTGTGGGATGAAGATAGTAAATGGGATGATGATTTGCTGGGAACCTGTGAAGTACCTATAAAAGCAGGTCGGAATGaaaatttctgtaatttaaatCACGGTCTGCTGTTCTACAAAACAGAAGTGACATGCGCCCCAAGTTTGTCTGGCCCCTATTGCGCAAACTATGTCGGTTCTCCCATGAACTTTCACCTGGAGAAGGCATACACATCGAGAAATGCAAGACCTGTCCCGGCAGAAATACTCATGAGCAAGGGAGTACTTCTGGACAGGCTTTATGTATATCAAAAAGCAAATTACAGTGCTAAAACTATTTTGTAG
- the prf1.1 gene encoding perforin-1.1 isoform X2, with protein sequence MWAGLVIYLFLPIVQSCTQGKPNECAEASFAPGSNLAGEGYDVTKMQRKGAFVINTDVWRRKDKSCTLCKNPYMEGAHQKLPTSVIDWRSSKKCSIQISSSLYQSSEELVSASTSSIENNWGANLDIDVKENKGSFILAGTNSKLAEYSMEKTKRDKYNFASQSISCSFYSYRVSSKPVLHPEFKRSLKELPKMYNLDYKKRFYKFINTYGTHYITKVNLGGSVHSVTSIRQCEIALQGLSADEVKKCLDVEASANVLGKVNMKAENKHCNEDKDKTESKNSFSNRFSDRLTEVIGGHTTEPELLFSGGKDPSAYKEWLESLPQNPDVISYSLESLHELIPTKNPVRKHLRQAIHDYILEKSLWRNCTDSCKAGVKTNPNNPCVCTCRNNPGITPDCCPSKRGLSRVQITVVRAEGLWGDQTTATDGYVKVFNKHNIQVGRTDMITNNNSPYWGRTFDLGDVFLAENEKMKLEVWDEDSKWDDDLLGTCEVPIKAGRNENFCNLNHGLLFYKTEVTCAPSLSGPYCANYVGSPMNFHLEKAYTSRNARPVPAEILMSKGVLLDRLYVYQKANYSAKTIL encoded by the exons ATGTGGGCCGGCCTTGTTATTTACCTCTTTCTGCCCATCGTGCAGTCATGCACTCAAGGTAAACCCAATGAATGTGCAGAAGCAAGCTTCGCCCCCGGGTCCAACCTGGCCGGAGAAGGATACGATGTGACCAAGATGCAGCGCAAGGGAGCCTTTGTCATTAACACGGACGTCTGGAGGCGAAAGGATAAATCGTGCACTCTTTGCAAGAACCCCTACATGGAAGGAGCACATCAAAAGCTTCCCACATCAGTGATAGACTGGAGATCCAGCAAAAAGTGCAGCATTCAAATATCAAGTTCCCTGTACCAGTCCAGCGAAGAACTGGTCAGCGCCAGCACTTCCTCCATTGAAAACAACTGGGGTGCAAATTTGGATATAGatgttaaagaaaataaaggcTCATTCATTTTGGCAGGAACTAACTCGAAGCTGGCTGAGTACTCAATGGAGAAGACCAAACGAGACAAGTACAATTTCGCCAGTCAAAGCATTTCTTGCTCATTTTACAG CTATAGGGTCTCCAGCAAGCCTGTCCTCCATCCTGAGTTCAAGCGTTCTTTGAAGGAGCTTCCCAAGATGTACAATCTTGATTACAAAAAGCGTTTTTACAAGTTCATTAACACTTATGGAACCCATTACATCACTAAG gtAAATCTTGGTGGAAGCGTGCACTCTGTGACCAGTATCAGACAGTGTGAGATCGCTCTGCAGGGCTTAAGTGCAGATGAAGTGAAGAAATGCTTGGACGTGGAGGCAAGCGCCAACGTTCTTGGCAAAGTCAATATGAAAGCAGAAAACAAGCACTGTAATGAAGACAAGGACAAAACCGAGAGCAAAAACAGCTTCTCCAACCGCTTTAGTGACAG GCTGACCGAGGTGATCGGAGGTCACACAACAGAGCCTGAGCTCCTTTTCTCTGGAGGAAAAGACCCATCAGCTTACAAAGAATGGCTGGAGTCCCTACCACAAAACCCAGACGTGATTTCTTACTCTCTGGAGTCCCTGCACGAGCTGATCCCCACCAAAAATCCAGTACGCAAGCACCTGCGCCAAGCCATCCATGACTACATCCTGGAAAAGTCCCTCTGGAGGAACTGCACCGACTCTTGCAAAGCCGGCGTCAAAACCAACCCAAACAACCCATGTGTCTGCACCTGTCGCAACAATCCTGGGATCACACCAGACTGCTGCCCATCCAAGCGTGGACTTTCTCGGGTACAGATCACGGTCGTGAGGGCTGAAGGCCTGTGGGGCGACCAAACCACAGCGACCGACGGGTACGTTAAAGTGTTCAACAAACATAACATTCAAGTCGGACGCACTGATATGATCACAAATAACAACTCACCCTACTGGGGGAGAACCTTCGATCTGGGTGACGTTTTCCTGGCAGAGAACGAAAAGATGAAACTGGAGGTGTGGGATGAAGATAGTAAATGGGATGATGATTTGCTGGGAACCTGTGAAGTACCTATAAAAGCAGGTCGGAATGaaaatttctgtaatttaaatCACGGTCTGCTGTTCTACAAAACAGAAGTGACATGCGCCCCAAGTTTGTCTGGCCCCTATTGCGCAAACTATGTCGGTTCTCCCATGAACTTTCACCTGGAGAAGGCATACACATCGAGAAATGCAAGACCTGTCCCGGCAGAAATACTCATGAGCAAGGGAGTACTTCTGGACAGGCTTTATGTATATCAAAAAGCAAATTACAGTGCTAAAACTATTTTGTAG